A region of Streptomyces deccanensis DNA encodes the following proteins:
- a CDS encoding LacI family DNA-binding transcriptional regulator — protein sequence MGGVEKARGDGGERATSRDVARLAGVSHTAVSFVFNGRAQGNLSAETQEKIRKAARQLGYRPHSVARGLRRRRTAVIGLVTDEIATSPFAGRLLRGAMDTAWNSEHLVLTVDSGQDPATEDAAVAELLDRRVDGIIYAALSLRRARVPDGLHRTFAVFANCLPEDGSLPAVIPAERAGGRSAARVLLDAGHRRVALVGGLDDMATAERLRGFRDALRAAGLTAEKDWIVRTGGEIAAGYEGALRLLDGVPADRRPTGIVCYNDRVAAGVLHAAARLGLDVPADLSVVGYDDQEHMAAFLSPPLTTVALPHRAMGETAVRLLLDAIDSGAAPPVTTRRLECPVVTRGSVGPAPSP from the coding sequence ATGGGCGGGGTCGAGAAGGCGCGGGGTGACGGGGGCGAGCGGGCGACCTCGCGGGATGTGGCCCGGCTCGCCGGGGTCTCGCACACGGCCGTGTCCTTCGTCTTCAACGGGCGCGCGCAGGGCAACCTCTCCGCCGAGACGCAGGAGAAGATCCGCAAGGCGGCCAGGCAGCTCGGTTACCGGCCGCACTCGGTCGCCCGGGGCCTGCGCCGCCGTCGTACCGCCGTGATCGGTCTGGTCACGGACGAGATCGCCACCTCGCCGTTCGCCGGGCGGCTGCTGCGCGGGGCCATGGACACCGCGTGGAACAGTGAGCACCTGGTGCTCACCGTCGACTCCGGCCAGGACCCGGCCACCGAGGACGCGGCCGTCGCCGAACTGCTCGACCGGAGGGTCGACGGCATCATCTACGCCGCGCTGTCGCTGCGCCGCGCCCGGGTCCCGGACGGGCTGCACCGCACGTTCGCCGTGTTCGCCAACTGCCTTCCCGAGGACGGCTCCCTGCCGGCCGTCATCCCCGCCGAGCGGGCCGGTGGCCGCAGTGCCGCCCGCGTCCTCCTCGACGCGGGCCACCGCCGGGTCGCCCTGGTCGGCGGCCTGGACGACATGGCGACCGCCGAGCGGCTGCGCGGCTTCCGGGACGCGCTGCGGGCGGCGGGGCTGACCGCCGAGAAGGACTGGATCGTGCGGACGGGAGGGGAGATCGCCGCCGGGTACGAGGGGGCGCTGCGGTTGCTGGACGGCGTGCCCGCCGACCGGCGGCCCACGGGCATCGTCTGTTACAACGACCGGGTGGCCGCGGGCGTCCTCCACGCCGCCGCCCGCCTCGGGCTCGACGTGCCCGCGGATCTGTCCGTCGTCGGCTACGACGACCAGGAGCACATGGCCGCCTTCCTCAGCCCGCCCCTCACCACGGTCGCCCTGCCGCACCGCGCCATGGGAGAGACGGCCGTCCGTCTGCTCCTGGACGCCATCGACAGCGGGGCCGCGCCGCCCGTCACCACCCGGCGGCTGGAGTGCCCGGTCGTCACACGGGGTTCGGTGGGACCAGCTCCCAGCCCGTGA
- a CDS encoding glycoside hydrolase family 32 protein: protein MSSASRSTDVHSPRFRVRPPANWMNDPNGPLRWGGRYHLFYQHNPDAPVHANVHWGHASSPDLAHWEDHGIALRPAPGGPDEAGCWSGCVVDDDGVPTAVYSGIDHDHRGLSTICLAVAEDDGLRAWKQLPLPVVAGPPTGLDVTMFRDPFVFRFAGRRWALVGAGHADGTPSVLVYDCEDLYAWRFAGVLLDGRDPVAARVLGTRAIGWECPQLWETTGGDWVLAVALWDGDPLNTAYLTGRLIHSTDGELRFVTGSGGGPLDHGRDFYAPSVLQDTESGRALLWGWSWESRPSEEVDRAGWSGVLTAPRVVDTHEDGTLRVVPAPELELLRAAAPFTPAPGPHRPLPHAYDLLVTARSEATVTLLRTASGAELTVRLDPASGTVTLDRTAWPRSRPDGTAPLVLPVLPASPGEPLTVRILVDGSLLEVFAGDRAAATERVYRRDDDIAELAVSGTDVEVTGWELVPPNPV from the coding sequence TTGAGTTCCGCGAGCCGGTCGACCGACGTCCACAGCCCGCGTTTCCGGGTCCGCCCGCCGGCCAACTGGATGAACGACCCGAACGGCCCGCTGCGCTGGGGCGGCCGGTACCACCTCTTCTACCAGCACAACCCCGACGCCCCCGTCCACGCGAACGTCCACTGGGGCCACGCCTCCAGCCCCGACCTCGCCCACTGGGAGGACCACGGGATCGCCCTGCGCCCGGCACCCGGCGGCCCGGACGAGGCGGGCTGCTGGTCCGGCTGCGTGGTCGACGACGACGGCGTACCGACGGCGGTGTACTCCGGGATCGACCACGACCACCGGGGCCTGAGCACGATCTGTCTCGCCGTGGCCGAGGACGACGGCCTCCGGGCGTGGAAGCAACTGCCGCTGCCGGTGGTCGCCGGGCCGCCGACCGGCCTGGACGTGACGATGTTCCGGGACCCGTTCGTCTTCCGCTTCGCCGGACGCCGCTGGGCACTGGTGGGCGCGGGCCACGCCGACGGCACCCCGTCCGTCCTGGTGTACGACTGCGAGGACCTGTACGCGTGGCGGTTCGCCGGGGTCCTGCTGGACGGCCGCGACCCGGTGGCGGCCCGCGTCCTCGGCACCCGGGCGATCGGCTGGGAGTGCCCGCAGCTGTGGGAGACCACCGGGGGCGACTGGGTGCTGGCGGTGGCACTGTGGGACGGCGACCCGCTGAACACGGCTTATCTGACGGGGCGTCTGATTCATTCAACAGACGGTGAGTTGAGGTTTGTGACCGGCAGCGGGGGCGGCCCCCTGGACCACGGCCGTGACTTCTACGCCCCCTCCGTCCTCCAGGACACGGAGTCCGGCCGCGCCCTGCTCTGGGGATGGTCCTGGGAGTCCCGCCCGAGCGAGGAGGTGGACCGCGCGGGCTGGTCCGGGGTCCTCACGGCACCCCGCGTGGTGGACACCCACGAGGACGGCACGCTGAGGGTCGTACCGGCCCCCGAGCTCGAACTCCTCCGCGCCGCCGCCCCGTTCACGCCCGCACCCGGACCGCACCGGCCACTCCCCCACGCCTACGACCTGCTGGTGACCGCCCGCTCGGAGGCGACCGTGACGCTCCTGCGGACCGCCTCCGGAGCCGAACTGACCGTGCGCCTCGACCCGGCGTCCGGCACGGTGACCCTGGACCGCACGGCCTGGCCGCGCTCCCGCCCGGACGGCACGGCGCCCCTGGTCCTGCCGGTCCTGCCGGCCTCGCCGGGCGAGCCCCTCACCGTACGGATCCTCGTGGACGGCTCGCTGCTGGAGGTGTTCGCGGGCGACCGGGCGGCGGCCACGGAACGGGTCTACCGACGGGACGACGACATCGCGGAGCTGGCCGTGTCGGGGACGGACGTCGAGGTCACGGGCTGGGAGCTGGTCCCACCGAACCCCGTGTGA
- a CDS encoding ABC transporter ATP-binding protein, whose amino-acid sequence MNTPSAPTTDETHETRTSLSARETVRALYAYVRPHRWAVVLGLLCALVGAAGGLLQPLATKVLVDRLASGETIAGILIALTVLVVLGTAVEAFGAYVLERTAESVVLAARRTLVGRLLRLRIAEWERIPPGDLMSRVTSDTTLLRAVSTQAVVSAASGAVAFVAAIVLMGFLDIVLLGVTLGVVVLVGGAVTLVMPRIARATERAQEAVGEVSVALERALGAFRTVKASGAEERETARVEAAARRAWRHGVRSAKWEAVAGSADELAVQLAFLAVLAVGGARVASGEIPVSTLIAFLLYLFYLIEPVSTLVDAVTSYQEGAAALSRITQVERLETEPADRRASTLPGQGAEVRGPSSVRFEDVSFRYGPGRPYVHRQVSFDVPGTGMTAFVGPSGAGKSTVFALIERFHEATGGRVLVDGKDVRDWSLPELRSAIGYVEQDAPVLAGTLRENLVFAAPGATDDDVRDVLARTKLDSLVERLPHGLDTPVGHRGSRLSGGERQRVAIARALLRRPRLLLLDEATSQLDAVNELALRDVVADVARETTVLVVAHRLSTVTGADRIVVMDGGRVRDIGTHEELVARDRLYARLAATQFLAPAR is encoded by the coding sequence GTGAACACCCCGTCCGCCCCGACGACGGATGAGACCCACGAGACCCGGACCTCCCTGTCCGCCCGGGAGACGGTCCGAGCGCTGTACGCGTATGTACGGCCGCACCGGTGGGCGGTCGTCCTCGGTCTGCTGTGCGCCCTGGTCGGGGCCGCCGGGGGCCTGCTGCAGCCGTTGGCCACGAAGGTGCTGGTGGACCGGCTCGCCTCCGGCGAAACCATCGCCGGGATCCTGATCGCGCTCACCGTGCTGGTGGTGCTGGGCACGGCGGTCGAGGCGTTCGGCGCGTATGTGCTGGAGCGGACCGCGGAGTCGGTGGTCCTCGCCGCGCGGCGCACCCTGGTGGGGCGGCTGTTGCGGTTGCGGATCGCGGAGTGGGAGCGGATACCGCCGGGCGATCTGATGTCCCGGGTCACCTCCGACACGACACTGCTGCGGGCGGTCAGCACCCAGGCGGTCGTCTCCGCGGCCTCCGGCGCGGTGGCCTTCGTCGCGGCGATCGTGCTGATGGGGTTCCTGGACATCGTCCTGCTGGGGGTGACGCTCGGTGTGGTCGTGCTGGTCGGCGGAGCCGTCACGCTGGTGATGCCGAGGATCGCGCGGGCCACCGAGCGGGCGCAGGAGGCGGTCGGGGAGGTCTCCGTCGCGCTGGAGCGGGCCCTCGGGGCGTTCCGTACGGTGAAGGCGTCCGGTGCCGAGGAGCGGGAGACCGCTCGGGTGGAGGCGGCGGCGCGGCGGGCGTGGCGGCACGGCGTGAGGAGCGCGAAGTGGGAGGCCGTGGCGGGCTCGGCCGACGAACTCGCCGTCCAGCTGGCCTTCCTCGCGGTGCTCGCGGTCGGCGGCGCGCGCGTGGCGTCCGGGGAGATCCCCGTGTCCACCCTGATCGCCTTCCTGCTGTACCTCTTCTACCTGATCGAGCCGGTGTCCACGCTGGTCGACGCCGTGACCTCCTATCAGGAGGGGGCGGCCGCGCTGTCCCGGATCACACAGGTGGAACGCCTGGAGACGGAGCCGGCCGACCGTCGGGCGAGCACTCTGCCCGGGCAGGGGGCCGAGGTCCGGGGTCCGTCGTCGGTCCGCTTCGAGGACGTGTCCTTCCGCTACGGTCCGGGGCGGCCGTACGTCCACCGGCAGGTGAGCTTCGACGTTCCGGGCACCGGGATGACGGCCTTCGTGGGCCCCTCCGGTGCGGGCAAGTCGACGGTGTTCGCGCTCATCGAGCGGTTCCACGAGGCGACCGGCGGCCGTGTCCTGGTCGACGGCAAGGACGTACGGGACTGGTCGCTGCCCGAGCTGCGGTCCGCCATCGGGTACGTGGAGCAGGACGCCCCGGTGCTCGCCGGAACGCTCCGCGAGAACCTCGTCTTCGCGGCGCCCGGCGCGACGGACGACGACGTCCGCGACGTCCTGGCCCGTACGAAGCTCGACTCCCTCGTCGAGCGCCTGCCCCACGGCCTGGACACCCCGGTCGGCCACCGCGGTTCGCGGCTGTCGGGCGGTGAGCGGCAGCGCGTCGCCATCGCCCGCGCCCTGCTGCGCAGGCCACGCCTGCTGTTGCTGGACGAGGCGACCTCGCAGCTCGACGCCGTCAACGAGCTGGCGCTGCGGGACGTCGTCGCGGACGTGGCCCGCGAGACCACCGTGCTGGTGGTGGCCCACCGCCTGTCGACGGTGACGGGCGCCGACCGGATCGTCGTCATGGACGGCGGCCGTGTCCGGGACATCGGCACCCATGAGGAACTGGTGGCCCGGGACCGGCTGTACGCGCGACTGGCGGCCACCCAGTTCCTGGCCCCCGCGCGCTGA
- a CDS encoding carbohydrate ABC transporter permease, with the protein MTNTEIRSVRPEPAGPRKTRGPRQSREPSESTTSTTPASRSRGARLLAVLFLAPTVVGIVVFTVVPIVGSIALSLFQWDVIEDPRWAGAANYREILTDSTVLVSFRNTLVFMVLAVALQLLIALALAIAVNGRMPMWLRSVFRSAFFFPLVLSAASLSVVMKYLFNQDFGPVNWLLGTVGIPSVPWLTSENGAMAAVVLAYVWQQFGFSFLLFVGGLNTIPKEVHEAASLDGASGPRKHLAITLPLLSPTLLVASVVGIINALQVFEQPYVLTAGGPGDSTRTVVMVIYETAFEQLRFGEASAVGVLLFALIMAVTALQFRLSRRYVHYQ; encoded by the coding sequence GTGACGAACACCGAGATCAGGTCCGTACGGCCGGAGCCCGCCGGTCCCCGCAAGACCCGCGGGCCCCGTCAGTCCCGTGAGCCCTCCGAGTCCACGACCTCCACGACCCCCGCCTCCCGCTCCCGGGGCGCCCGCCTGCTCGCCGTCCTCTTCCTCGCGCCCACCGTCGTCGGCATCGTCGTCTTCACGGTCGTCCCCATCGTCGGCTCGATCGCCCTCAGCCTGTTCCAGTGGGACGTGATCGAGGACCCGCGGTGGGCGGGAGCGGCCAACTACCGCGAGATCCTGACCGATTCGACGGTCCTCGTCTCCTTCCGCAACACGCTCGTCTTCATGGTGCTCGCGGTCGCGCTGCAACTGCTGATCGCGCTCGCGCTGGCGATCGCGGTGAACGGCCGGATGCCCATGTGGCTCCGCTCCGTGTTCCGTTCGGCGTTCTTCTTCCCGCTGGTGCTGTCCGCCGCGTCCCTCTCGGTGGTGATGAAGTACCTGTTCAACCAGGACTTCGGCCCCGTCAACTGGCTGCTCGGCACGGTCGGCATCCCCTCGGTCCCCTGGCTGACCTCGGAGAACGGGGCGATGGCGGCCGTGGTCCTGGCGTACGTCTGGCAGCAGTTCGGCTTCTCGTTCCTGCTGTTCGTCGGCGGCCTGAACACCATCCCGAAGGAGGTGCACGAGGCGGCGTCGCTGGACGGCGCGAGCGGTCCGCGCAAACACCTCGCGATCACCCTGCCGCTGCTGTCGCCCACACTGCTGGTGGCGTCCGTGGTCGGCATCATCAACGCCCTCCAGGTCTTCGAGCAGCCGTACGTCCTCACGGCCGGCGGCCCCGGCGACTCCACTCGCACGGTCGTGATGGTCATCTACGAGACGGCCTTCGAGCAGCTCCGCTTCGGCGAGGCGTCCGCCGTGGGCGTCCTGCTCTTCGCCCTGATCATGGCGGTCACCGCACTCCAGTTCCGGCTCAGCCGGCGTTACGTCCACTACCAGTGA
- a CDS encoding carbohydrate ABC transporter permease: protein MSTTSLTSPAASRVRHSLAPLTRIAGLTLCALLTLGPVIWTVSTSLRTPAESFDLPPRIIPGDATLDAYRGVFDQIDVWLYALNSTLVTALIAAGQMITAGLAGYAFARLEFRFKKPLFALVLATMMVPLQVTMVPVFLELKEIGLTDTLLGLIVPAFPTAFGTFLMRQYFLGMPKDLGEAAMIDGAGPWRVFRSVYAPLAAPGLAIVGVLAFNYHWNEFFRPLILETSTENLTLPLGLVSLQGNLGTGSISVVLAGVVLSMLPAVAVFVVGQRPLREGITSAGVNR from the coding sequence ATGAGTACGACTTCTCTCACGAGCCCCGCCGCGTCACGCGTCCGGCACAGCCTCGCTCCCCTGACCCGGATCGCCGGCCTGACGCTGTGCGCGCTGCTGACGCTCGGCCCGGTCATCTGGACGGTGTCGACGTCGCTGCGCACGCCGGCGGAGTCCTTCGACCTGCCGCCGAGGATCATCCCGGGGGACGCCACCCTCGACGCCTATCGCGGGGTCTTCGACCAGATCGACGTCTGGCTGTACGCGCTGAACTCCACCTTGGTGACCGCGCTGATCGCGGCCGGCCAGATGATCACCGCGGGCCTGGCGGGCTACGCCTTCGCCCGCCTCGAATTCCGCTTCAAGAAGCCGCTGTTCGCGCTGGTCCTGGCCACGATGATGGTGCCGTTGCAGGTCACGATGGTCCCGGTCTTCCTGGAACTCAAGGAGATAGGGCTGACCGACACCCTCCTCGGCCTCATCGTCCCGGCCTTCCCGACGGCCTTCGGCACCTTCCTGATGCGGCAGTACTTCCTCGGCATGCCGAAGGACCTGGGCGAGGCGGCGATGATCGACGGCGCGGGCCCGTGGCGCGTCTTCCGCTCCGTGTACGCGCCCCTCGCGGCCCCCGGCCTCGCCATCGTCGGCGTACTCGCCTTCAACTACCACTGGAACGAATTCTTCCGCCCGCTGATCCTCGAAACCTCCACCGAGAACCTCACCCTGCCGCTGGGCCTGGTCTCCCTCCAGGGCAACCTCGGCACCGGCTCGATCTCCGTCGTCCTCGCCGGAGTCGTCCTGTCCATGCTCCCCGCCGTCGCCGTGTTCGTCGTCGGCCAGCGCCCTCTGCGTGAGGGCATCACCTCCGCAGGAGTCAACCGTTGA
- a CDS encoding heparan-alpha-glucosaminide N-acetyltransferase domain-containing protein has product MGRLVGVDLARALAVFGMYIVHIGPPLSATTGVAGWIRYLADGHSSVLFATLAGFSLMLIAGRREPRTGVAGRQAKARIAIRAVVLLALGTAMATEYGGVIILGFYGVYFLLALPLVRLRARTLAIIAAALALVAPQLAFVLNSQLSEPIRQTINTYDPLHRLSDVGVLDLLLSGFYPALTWMSFVIAGMALGRLDLSSGTVQRRLAALGAALTVAAYGMSLLLAGGDALRSMAEDGSSSGGSGAPALDSGSASLDGGSFPDMPASSLLTAGPHSGTTFDIIGSVGVAILVIVGATVAMDHLPRLRRLATPVIAVGTMSLTAYVGHFLAQSALSIPAGTSTQQSWVPLLMFILGATLFATVWSRFFRRGPLEHLLNAATKPAKHIR; this is encoded by the coding sequence ATGGGACGCCTCGTCGGGGTGGACCTGGCCCGCGCGCTGGCGGTGTTCGGCATGTACATCGTGCACATCGGCCCCCCACTGTCCGCCACGACCGGCGTCGCCGGCTGGATCCGTTACCTAGCGGACGGTCACTCCTCGGTCCTGTTCGCCACCCTGGCCGGGTTCTCACTGATGCTGATCGCCGGCCGCCGCGAGCCCAGGACCGGCGTGGCCGGCAGGCAGGCGAAGGCCCGGATCGCGATCCGCGCCGTCGTCCTGCTGGCGCTGGGCACCGCGATGGCCACGGAGTACGGAGGAGTGATCATCCTCGGCTTCTACGGGGTCTACTTCCTCCTCGCCCTGCCTCTGGTACGACTGCGCGCCAGGACCCTCGCGATCATCGCGGCCGCGCTCGCGCTCGTCGCACCGCAGCTGGCGTTCGTCCTGAACTCCCAGCTGTCCGAGCCGATCCGGCAGACCATCAACACCTACGACCCGCTCCACCGGCTCAGCGACGTGGGAGTGCTCGATCTGCTGCTCAGCGGCTTCTACCCGGCGCTCACGTGGATGTCGTTCGTGATAGCGGGCATGGCACTGGGCCGGCTCGACCTGTCCTCCGGCACCGTCCAACGGCGTCTGGCCGCGCTCGGTGCCGCCCTGACTGTGGCCGCGTACGGCATGTCCTTGCTGCTGGCCGGCGGGGACGCGTTGAGGAGCATGGCGGAGGACGGGTCGTCGTCCGGCGGCTCCGGGGCACCGGCCCTCGACAGCGGGTCGGCGTCCCTGGACGGGGGGTCGTTCCCCGACATGCCGGCGTCGTCGCTCCTGACGGCCGGACCGCACAGCGGCACCACGTTCGACATCATCGGCAGCGTCGGAGTGGCGATCCTCGTGATCGTGGGCGCGACGGTGGCGATGGACCACCTGCCGCGCCTGCGCCGCCTGGCCACACCGGTCATCGCCGTGGGCACCATGTCCCTGACCGCCTACGTCGGCCACTTCCTGGCACAGTCCGCGCTGTCCATACCTGCCGGGACCAGCACCCAGCAATCATGGGTGCCGCTGCTCATGTTCATCCTCGGAGCCACCCTGTTCGCCACCGTCTGGTCGCGCTTCTTCCGCCGCGGCCCCCTGGAGCACCTGCTCAACGCCGCCACCAAGCCGGCCAAGCACATCCGATGA